A window of the Streptomyces luomodiensis genome harbors these coding sequences:
- a CDS encoding dihydrolipoamide acetyltransferase family protein, protein MTAVEQRFREFKMPDVGEGLTEAEILKWFVAPGDTVTDGQVVCEVETAKAAVELPIPFDGVVHELRFDEGTTVDVGTPIISVDTDPGAGDAAPQAAPAAEESAAEKPAAEKPAEKEGRQANLVGYGAAPASTKRRPRKPLPGRQRPDAAKPAPAPAEAAPAAPAPARPAAAPELNGSARTTRPLAKPPVRKLAKDLGIDLETVTPSGPDGIITREDVHAAAEALRAVQEAPVAAPSAAAEGRERRVPVKGVRKATAQAMVNSAFTAPHVTEFVTVDVTRTMKLVADLKQDPEMAGLRVNPLLLVAKALLVAIRRNPDINATWDEDNQEIVYKDYVNLGIAAATPRGLIVPNIKDAHAKTLPELASALGELVTTAREGKTSPAAMSGGTVTITNVGVFGVDTGTPILNPGESAILAFGAIKLQPWVHKGEVKPRQVTTLALSFDHRLVDGELGSKVLADVAAILERPKRLLTWA, encoded by the coding sequence ATGACCGCAGTCGAACAGCGCTTCCGTGAGTTCAAGATGCCCGACGTGGGCGAGGGGCTGACCGAGGCCGAGATCCTCAAGTGGTTCGTGGCGCCGGGCGACACGGTGACCGACGGCCAGGTGGTGTGCGAGGTCGAGACCGCCAAGGCCGCCGTCGAGCTGCCCATCCCGTTCGACGGAGTGGTGCACGAGCTGCGCTTCGACGAGGGCACCACCGTGGACGTGGGCACGCCGATCATCTCGGTGGACACCGACCCCGGTGCGGGGGACGCGGCGCCCCAGGCGGCTCCCGCCGCCGAGGAGTCCGCCGCCGAGAAGCCCGCCGCCGAGAAGCCGGCGGAGAAGGAGGGCCGCCAGGCCAATCTGGTCGGCTACGGGGCGGCGCCCGCCTCCACCAAGCGCCGTCCGCGCAAGCCGCTGCCGGGCCGGCAGCGGCCCGACGCGGCGAAGCCCGCCCCGGCCCCGGCCGAGGCGGCACCGGCCGCCCCCGCGCCCGCCCGCCCCGCGGCCGCGCCCGAGCTGAACGGCAGCGCCCGGACCACCCGGCCGCTGGCCAAGCCCCCGGTCCGCAAGCTCGCCAAGGACCTGGGCATCGACCTGGAGACGGTCACCCCGAGCGGGCCGGACGGGATCATCACCCGCGAGGACGTCCACGCGGCCGCCGAGGCCCTCAGGGCGGTCCAGGAGGCGCCCGTGGCGGCCCCGTCCGCGGCCGCCGAGGGCCGGGAGCGGCGGGTGCCCGTGAAGGGCGTACGGAAGGCCACCGCGCAGGCGATGGTCAACAGCGCCTTCACCGCCCCGCACGTGACCGAGTTCGTGACGGTCGACGTCACCCGCACCATGAAGCTCGTCGCCGACCTCAAACAGGACCCGGAGATGGCCGGGCTGCGGGTCAACCCGCTGCTGCTGGTCGCCAAGGCCCTGCTGGTGGCCATCCGGCGCAACCCGGACATCAACGCCACCTGGGACGAGGACAACCAGGAGATCGTCTACAAGGACTACGTCAATCTGGGCATCGCGGCGGCCACGCCGCGCGGGCTGATCGTCCCCAACATCAAGGACGCGCACGCCAAGACCCTGCCCGAACTGGCGTCCGCCCTGGGCGAGCTGGTCACCACCGCCCGTGAGGGCAAGACCAGCCCGGCCGCGATGTCCGGCGGCACGGTCACCATCACCAACGTGGGCGTCTTCGGTGTCGACACCGGCACCCCGATCCTCAACCCCGGCGAGTCCGCGATCCTCGCCTTCGGCGCCATCAAGCTCCAGCCGTGGGTCCACAAGGGCGAGGTCAAGCCGCGCCAGGTGACCACCCTCGCGCTCTCCTTCGACCACCGGCTGGTCGACGGTGAGCTGGGCTCCAAGGTGCTCGCGGACGTCGCGGCGATCCTGGAACGCCCCAAGCGCCTGCTCACCTGGGCCTAG